The window GATAAGAACGTCTACAAATATTACACGACAAATAAAAGGCCAGGTACTTTTGTTCCTAAATACAAGCAGACACCCAGCTACTGCCACTGATGCCGCCACCATCAACCAGCACCAACACATTCCTCCCCATGTCAACGACGAATATGGGGATAACTACGCGGATTATTCTGGTGACACTGAGGACGACCAAGCGGCCGACCACCATAATGACCGTGCTAATCAACAACTGCGTTTCAACCGTCAAGGTATGGCACGAGGTCCACCCAGGTATAACGTTTGAGATTATGACCACTCTAGTGCTAAAATTAAATTTACTATGCCTGCTTTCAATGGTAAATATAATCCAGATGTTTATTTTGATTGGGAAGTTTCAGTTGAACAAAAATTTGCATGTCATGATATTCCTGAGAACCAAAGAGTTAGGGCAGCCACTAGTGAATTTACAAACTTTGCTTCCAtgtggtggagtgaatattgtcgtaTTAATGCAAATAATATACCTACTAATTGGGATGCTTTAAAACGAGCTATGCGAAAACGTTATGTTCCTTCATATTATGCTCGTGATAAACTAAATGAATTGCAACGTTTAAAACAAGGTAGCAATTCTGTAGAGAGTTATTATCAAGAATTGCAAACTGGCTTAGTGCGACGTGGCTTAGTTGAAACCAAAGATGCTATGATGGCTATATTTTTAGGTGGTTTGGATCGTGATATTTAGGATATATTGGACTATAAGGATTACAATTCTATTACTCGTTTGTTTCAttttgcttgtaaagctgaaagGGAAGTATAGGGACGACACAACAAGGGACGAGGTAACTTTTCTATAGGTCGTCACTCCTCATGGACACACTTTTCAACTGTCCCAACCACTACTGAGGCAACACCACATGTCTCGAACAATGGTGCACTGCCAACAAGTTCAAAATCAGCTCCACAATCCTCCGGAGCCTCGAAAGCAATTTATCTAGCACCCACCACTTCATCTGGACGTACAAGGGACATGAAGTGTCATATAAGCAAAGGTGGCGGACACTTGATGAAGGACTGCCCAAATAAACAGACATTAATTGTGCGGGAAGATGGTGAGTACTCCTTTGCTAGTGATTTGGATGAAGAGACACATGCTATGCTTGCCACTAATAATGTAGGTGACACTAAGGGGCAAGACATGGAGGAGATACATGTTAATGCTGAGATGGCAGATAAATACCCAAGTCTTGTAACCATGCGAGTACTTAGTGCTCAGGTGGGGAATGCTGAGATGCATCAACGCCATAATATTTTTCAAACTAAGTTTGTTGTCAAAGGGCATTCCGTTCGTGTAATCATTGATGGTGGAAGCTGCAATAATTTGGCGAGTATAGAATGGTAGAGAAGCTTTGCCTCACCACTACGAGACACCCCCATCCATATTACATCCAATAGTTCAATGATTGTGGTAAGTTGAAGGTAACGCGTCGTGTGAGAGTTCATTTTACACTTGGTTCATAtcatgattatgttgattgtgatttTGTACCTATGCAAGTGTGTTCTTTATTGTTAGGTCGACCTTGGCAATTTGATAACAGTGTTACTCATCATGGTAGAACCAATTCGTATACTCTCGTGTTTGAAGAAAAAACCATTACCTTACTTCCTATGACCCCTGATGAAATAATTAATGATGGGAAAGCTAAATCAACGAATCATACTATACATAATATGCTTGCTATCAATTCTCAAATTTTTCCGTTGAGTGTCTCATCTTCTGAACTAGACATACTGCATAAAATCATACTAGTTCATTTGTGTCCCTATAATTTATATATAGACTATGGGTGGgataaaatttatcatgatacTCATAATGTTGTTATTATCAAATTATCACACCCTCATGCGCTAACGCCTTTGGAACGACCTATATATGTTGCATGTATTTTTGCTTTGCTCTATCGGGTGTTCCAGATAAACGAaagccgaggacggctttgttttcaaggaAGGGAGGATGATGTGGACATAGCTATGATAAAAACGTCTACAAATATTACACGACAAATAAAAGGCCAGGTACTTTTGCTTCGCGGTGCATGTGATTTAACTAATAAGAAGTTGATACTGCCTTCATGTTGTGATCTGCTTGTATTTAGGAATAAAAGCGTTGGAGAGAGGACAAGAGAAGATTACACGAAGTTAGATGCATGCATAGCATCAACCGAGGCATACATGTTGCATGATACGTGCTCAATGTTTCAAGTGCAAGACAAGACAAGGATTGGGCTTAATGGACCAGAGATAGCCACATACACACACCAGCCTGGTGATTCCTTCGACCTGTACGTAGCAGTCCACCGGCAACACGTCTGCGTGCAGTATCAACCGTCAACGACGACGGCCAACAATCTTCAATAAATAGCTAGCATTGGTTAGGGTTAgacttgggttttgtttagagaAGTTTAGCTATTGCTTCTTTTATTTGTCTTCGCTTATAACGGCTAGTGCGACCGTCAAGACATCCTATCGGAACCCCATCTTGTGAGATTTATTCCATTTAGCATATTCACAATTTTGAGATTGCTTGGCTATTATTTTCTTGCATGTTCTTCGATTTGCTTGCAGGGAAAATCCTTCGTGGATAGGTCAATCGTGCCGTTGGCTCGGTTGATAACGCCGTGGAGTTGGTTCAACGATTGCCGTGGATATCAATCGTGTACGGTTCTCCCTGTATGTTGGTAGCCGGATCGTGAGGGTCAAGTCCCACAAAAATCGTAGTTATCCTCTCTCATCAAAAGATCGGGTCTCAGTTCACATCATTGTGCCTGCGTTGATGGATGTGGAAGGTGAGATGACAATTAGTTGCCATGAGAAGACCAATTTCAAATATAGATACTCGACTCAACGCCAACCAGATGGATGCCTCAACATTGAAGGATGGGGACAAATAGTGACTGAGCGTAGAACCACATTGGAGATTGAGTTTTTTTCctattctttaatattattcctAAAAGAGAGGAGTAGGTCCTACTATTATGTGTTGGGAAGCTATCTACTTAGGATGATAACAATTAGTTGGTGTTGTTGATCGTGTTATGACTACTATGTGCTGAGAAGCTATCTACCAAGGATGATAACAATTAGTTAGTACCGTCGATCGTCTTATGACTACTATGTGCTAGTGGTTAATTAATGTATGTGATAAAGAGACATTGTTATATCActgtgatgatgatgatgatggcacACTGTTGTATCATACACTTTTAGTGTTGTATGTATATGTTGGACCGTGCAAAAACCTATATAACTGCTATATAAATACAACATAAATATGCAGAAAAAATACGCAtaagtagtagtagcgcgggtccAAACCCGATCTACGGCTAAGTAGACCCACGCTCCTACTAACAAAGTAGTAGTAGTGCGGGCTTATACCTCACGCTACTAATAACCAGTTAGTTGTATCGCGCTAGTAGTAGCGTGACCACTTGCGCTACTACTAGCCTTATACCCCGCGCCACTACTAGGCTTATCCCTAGTAGTGAACGTTGCTGAGGCAACGTTTCTTTCGTAGACCAACGTTTCTTTCGTAGACCTAGATTACTACCAGTTGCAGACTGCCACACACTTCTGTGGCGGGCATAGACAATTTCCCGTAATTCCTACTTCAAGGTGCCGTGGCGGGCAGTAAACATGGCCCGCCACTGGCGGGAGATCAGTGGCCCCCTGAGAGCATCATCCATCACTGATGGGCTTTTATCGCCCATTACTGCTGGGCTTTTAGCAGCCGCCACTGCAGGGCATTCCTGTAGTAGTGTTCGTGAAGGACGAGCCATCGTTGCCACCGCATGATCGGTACGCCCGCATCGATGAGTCGACGTCACTGTCGTGCCATGTCTGGCGCGGCAAGACCATGCAGGACGTGGTGCCCCCGGTGATCGCAAAGGCACACGGGCGCCTCCTCCATAACCTCGACGGCCGCAACTCCTTGTTATGGAGCATCGTGTCGACAGAGGAGCGATCAGGAAGGTGGCGCAACACTGCGCGCCGGGTGAAGTTCATGAAGTCTGACGCCGCGCCGACATGGATTTTCGCGGACCCCGACCTCGGGGAGGCCTGGGCCACCGCCGGTCGATGACTACTGCGGAGATCTatgatattcatttttagggggGAGCATGTGCTTACAAACTACGAAGTAGATGCTTGGCATGATAGACAAAAACGTGAAACCTGACAAATCTGGCTCTTTTATGAAACTTTAGCACAAATGAACCTGATATTTTTTCCCCACAAAATGGACCATTTGTATGACGCTCGGGTTTGGTGCGCCATGTTAGATAGCATTGACATCTTAGCTGGGGCGCCATGCTATAGAACACGACGCCATGACCCATGGCACCATGCTAGATGGCACTAGTATGATGCCTTAGCTTCCCTGCCTCAGGCGTCGTGCAAAAACATGCCAATTTGTGATTTTTTTATTGGATTTATTTTTTGTCAAATTTAGGAAAGGATCAGATTTATTTTTTCACGACAAAAACATCCCATATTTTTCCTATTTTTATTGAGGAACTTATAGGCAAAAGGGTTTAGCCGTTCGTCCGTCTCCTGCGGGAAAAAAATGCTGAGACCCATTTCGATGGATGCCATGTGGCACTTACGATCTCAAAGCACCTAATCACACTTTGCCTATCATTTTTCAATCCCAAGGGCTAATCCCGATTCCAATCCTACGTACGTTGCGCTACGCTCGAACAGGTACATAACACAAGTACACATCAAGTTGGGATTTCCTTGCTCTCGGTCTCTGTTCATGGCGGCCACTCCGAATGACACCGTCGCCGGCGGCCGCGCGGAACGACGCAGCGGCAACTTCTCGTCTAGGGCCGCGCCGAAGGATCTCGTTGCCACCGGCCAGTCCGACCGCTCGTCTGGGGCGGCCGCAGGCCACGTTGCCGGAGTGTGGACTCCATGTTTATAGCGGCAGCGCGCAAGGATGTCGTTGCAGGCGGCCGGCGGCTATGCGTGAAGATGATGCACTGAACTGCTCCTTGCAGCTGCACTCGCTCACGTGCGCGCCGGGGAACTCCATGACACTCGACGTGGTATGTCCGTGAGTCCGTTTAGACTCACTCAATCAGGGTAAGTGTGATCCATCGGAATGTGTCTCACCTGATAGCCTACGAGACCCGATTTCATAGGATTTTTTTCTGTCTCCTCTATCAGTGGCCCGTATTCTTAGCTACAACGGGCCCATGGAGATCACGCTGAAGAGGAGAGCAAGCAAATGTACATGGAGCAGTATCATTTCAGCCTGAACCTTTGTAGTGGGTTTCTTTCACAAAATAATTGAAGTGAGGGCTTGTTGCACTAAGCACAGAACAGTGGACATAATGATTTCATACACAAGAGAAGCAGTAAATGAAAATATTCGTAGTAATTCAGAATACAAGCTGCAATGCAACAATACACTTTGCATATGTTTAAAGGCTGGTAAACAAGGTAGTGGTGTCATATTTTCACTCTGCTTAACTTGCTGATGAGATGTTGATCTAAACATCGCTCTCTCCTCTCTGGTTTGATTTAAGATAAATGAGTACACCAATCTTTCCAGCTAGTTAGATGAAGCCAGGGCAGTTTACAGTGATTTTTTTTTGAACCTTTTCCATTAAAGATATAATGGAAATACAGCCGAATCCGAGTCCACACGACAAGGGAAAGGGAAAAAGCGAGTTCAAACACTTCAGGGAAACCCGCTGTGAGCACTCGCAAGTTTACAGTGAAATTGTTCTGCCAATTAAGCAATCAGCTGCCCGACGCACTTGTAGCAGGAAAGGATCATGTTGATGACGAGCAGCTGCTTGGGTCACCGACGAGAAGTCATGCATCGTTTTCCGTCGGCGTCGAGGCCCTTTGACGTGGCCGTCATGTACTGAGAGCGAGAACAAGAGCAAACCATACAAAGGAGTTGGTCCGGCCGCCTGTGATGACATCTTGGCGCGGCCGCTATGAACGTGGAGTCCGCTCTACCGGCACCGTGGCCTGTGGCCGCCATGGACGAGCAGTCGGACTGGTTGGTGGCGACAAGATCCTTCGGCACGGCCATGGACGAGAAGTCGCCCCTGCGTCGTCCGGCATGGCCGCCTCACCAGCGGCGACGGTGTCATTGGGCGTGATCAGCAGGAACGAGACGAGTAATGCTAGACCTACATAGGGATTCTTACGCACCTTACGTAATTGATTGATGATTTGACAGTTTTTAATTCGTCATTAGTTGGGGGCACGGGCCCACCTTTGAAATCAGGAAAGGCAGTTTTGATTAGCGTTTAGCAAATTACATAGGTTACTTAAGTGCCGTTCGTAGGTGTAGCATTATTGGGAACGAGACCGGGAGGAAGGAACCCTAAGTCGATGTGTACTTGTGTTACGTACGTGTTCGAGTGTAGCGCAGCGTATTCACAATTGGAATCGGGATTAGCAGTTGGGATTGACAAATGACAGGCAAAGCGGAATTAGGTGCTTTGAGATTGTAAGTGCCACATGTGATCCATCGGAATGGGTCTCACCTGATAGCGTATGAGACCCGGTTTCATAGGATCTTTTTCCGTCTCCTCTATCAGTCGTCCCCGTCTCCTTTATCAGTCGTCTCGTATTCTTATGGAAAAAAATTCTATACGACCTGGTCATACGCAGCTGAACGGGAGACCCTCTTCCACGTCTGACAGCTGGCAATACGAATCTCAAAGCAGTGACCATCTCATTCCCCAATTCGTCGTTCCCAAATCGTGATTCTTGTAGCCAGTCCGATCTATCCAAACTCCAGCCGCCGGTGTACTCCTCGACGCCGGCCGTGCTCCTGGCGCCTCTACTCGCGGCACGGCCGGCGTATAACGCAAGCTGCATGCCACTTGGCCGTGGCCATGCTTCTCGCCGGCGGTGTGTCACTCGCTGTTTCTCGGCATCGGGGTTTACTACATGACTCAGCCAGCAAGTCCCCTGTTATTGTTGGTGTGTGCTGCAAAAAATTGAAAAAAGGCAGctcttatttatttttctgtaaTGGAGTAGTTCGTTGCCATGGCCGACTACACAGCTCGGCCGCTGTCGACAATACTGTCAGTACCTTGTGTAGTTCGTCGCCATGGCTTACTTCACACGTGACGTAGCAGATGTCGCACGGCCGCCGCCGGCGAGGGGTAGTCCGCGCAGGCATATCGAAGAGGACGGCGTCGTGCCGCACGGCCGCCCCAGCGATGGGTCGTCAAATAAAGAATAGATGGGAATCGGAAAGAATAGAAATAACAGAGGCACTGGTGCTTTGAGATTGATGTATACACGTGTCACGAATAGGAGTGGGTCTCATCTGAGGAAGCGTACGACCTGGGTCGTATAAGATTTTCTTCCTATTCTTAGCTGCAACGGGCCCATGGATCACATGCAGTCAGTCGCTCGCTCGCGTCAGGTCATTCGAGTCAGTCAGAACATGCTTTATGCTATAGAACACGCCACGAGAAGATAAGCTCGGTCTGACATTGCCCTGTTTTCAGCTTAGCTTGTTGCAGAAATTATCTGGAGCCACGTTGAGGCGGTTGCATCACGTGGATCCTCCAGAAATGCCGGATTTCAATCGTAGTTCTCTACTCTGTCGTTCTGTTTGCATCTGAGGTCAACTTCACCGCGCGATCTTATCTTGTCCGGATGCGTTTGTTTGGACTAAAACAGACGAATAGCGCGGCCCAACGCGCGGTCTTAAACGGACAAATGTTCGGATTCCGTCTGTTTTTGACCCATCCCCGACCCAAACTTGTGCTCGGTTTGGGGTGAAACGGAAGTGCGCGGACGGCCTCGACACACGCACTTATGCCCCCGTGGCCCGCCTGTCGGGGACACTATCAGTCCCTCCGCTCCCAACGCTTCACCCTCTctccccgccccgccccgccgccggcgctgccgCTATTCTCTGGCCGCCTCCTCATCGCGCAGCCCCCGGCCGTCCATACGAAACCACGTCTCGACATGGCCGCCACCACGCCCGCGCTTTCGCCATAGTTTTGGCCGTCGATCGGAGGAGGTTTGGCCGTCGCCGTCTTTGCCGGTGGCAGAGGGGACACGACTGCCGGCGACGTACCACGGCGGTCGAGGCAGATTCCGACGAGAGCTCCAGAGCGGCCAGTAGCCGGCCGGCAACCACCCCTGCTGCGTCGAGGTGATCACCGCGGCCTCTTCGCCACCACGACCGCAAGGTGTTCGACATTTTGCCAACAAAGGTATGGACAGTGGAGACGAGTTTTTCTTCCATCATTTCCTTTGTTCATCGGACGATTCGTCGTCGGATGATGAAGATCTTGTGGTGGCTGCACTGGTCGTTCACGACCATATTCAACGGCAGTTTCCTCGGTACAGGGGGTCACTCCCTGGCCGTGCTCCCAACCTGAACTGCAACAGGGAGAGAGGCCACGCCCTGCTCTATGCCGATTACTTTGCCAACACCCCGCTCTTCAAGCCGGATAAATTTCGTTGCCGTTTTCGTATGGCAAGGCATGTGTTCAATCGTATCCGAGAGGGAGTGGTTGCTCATGACCCATACTTCGAGTGCAAGACGGATGCCCTTGGCAAGCTTGGATTCTCCTCTTACCAGAAATGCACCGCGGCCATCCACATGCTTGCACATGGAATTCCAGGCGATCTGGTGGATGAGTATGTGCGTATGAGTGAGACAACATGTCTGATGTCAATGTACAAGTTTTGCCAGGCTGTGATCGAGGTGTTTGGCCCAGAGTACTTGAGGCAGCCAACTGCCGCTGATACAGAGAGATTGTTGGCGACCAACGCAGCTAGAGGCTTTCCAGGCATGCTAGGCAGCATAGATTgtatgcactgggagtggaagaactgtccatttgcttggcagggccaGTACAAGGGGCATGTCAACGCGTGCACTGTCATATTAGAAGCGGTGACTTCGCAGGATCTTTGGATATGGCATTCTTTCTTCGGCATGGCAGGttctcacaatgatatcaacgtgctgcaGCGTTCTCCAGTCTTCGCAAGGCTTGCAGAAGGCCACTCCCCACCTGTCAACTTTGAGATCAACGGCCACCAGTACAACAAGGGATACTATCTAGCTGATGGTATATATCCTCAGTGGTTAACTTTTGTGAAGACAATCTCAAAACCCCAAGGTGAGAAGAGAAAGAGATTTGCCCAAATgcaagagagtgctagaaagGATGTGGAACGTGCTTTCGGTGTGCTTCAATCCCGGTGGGGTATCATTCGAAACCCTACACTGTCATGGGATGAAAGGAAGctttgggaggtgatgactgcttgtgtgatcatgcacaacatgatcgtcgaGGACGAGCGTGATGAGAGTATCTTCGACCAAGGATTTGATTATCAAGGTGAAAATGTTGAGCCCCTGCACCAAGGCCCGACCACATTTGAACAATCTGTGCAATTCCACCGTGAGATGCGTGATTGGCACAGTCATTTGAATCTTCAAAATGACTTGGTTGAGCACGTGTGGGATCacattggcaaccaatagatCTATTGGTTCATTTTATGTTCAGTCAAGACAATTTCGATTtggttgtaaaactattttattaagGACAATTTCAATTtggttgtaaaactattttaaTTTTCAGACAAATATTTGGACGTGCAAActagttttgatgagaatatggGCATTTTTGGCCCTGACGGACAAGATGGGGCAAACGGATGCGGCCGCGcgctgggcgcacggccaccgcatcccaggacacgcccggacacgaccccaaaTCCCTACCCAAACAGACAGAATCCAGACAAAATGGACGTCCAtttggggtcgcgcggtggagttggccttaggCCAACTTCAACGTACCGTCCCCATCTTGTCCGCGTCTGTCTGTTTGAGCTAAAACAAACGGACCACATGACTCAATGCGTGACCTCATCTTATTTTATGTTCGTTTCACGTCTGGCACGACTCATTTCCAGCTCAAACTTTCATCGGGTTTGCGTCCACACAGATGACGAACAAACGCCCACGTGCTCGCTCCGCGTCCGCCTCGGGGCCGTGTAGCAGCCGCCCACCTACCATCCACCGTCCACATTTATGGTGCACGTGCGGGCGGCCCCACTTGGCAGCCAGCCCTAGCCCATTGCTCCCCCCTTCTCGTCAGTGACAATGGTGGGCCGCTGTTCCCCGGCCGCAAGACGAGGCACGACCATGAGGCCGGGTCGTCgtccggctgccgtcgctgcTCCCCCACTTCACCTCCACTGCCCGCATTCCATATCTCGCCGGACGACGCCCCACCTCGCCAACGGTCGTACGTGAAGGCGAAGGTGTGCAAGAGGTACTAGGAGAAGCGCACGCCATTGCCGTGGGGCAACATGCCCCTCCCCAACAACTGGCACCTCTCAGCGGATCGGGTGCCTATCCCGCCGGTCCCAGTGAGCGGCCGCGCCCGCCGGGAGGAGATCAACCGTCGTCGTGCCACCTGCCCCCGGACCTCGTCGATGACTGGAGGTACGCCGTCGACTCGCTGGCGTGGGATACGTGGCTCCGCGATGAGCATGACATTCGGCGGCAGTCATTCTTTGCAGGCCGTCCACAGAGCCCGCGGCGGGCGCGCTTTGCCCGCCCCAACCGCTCGGGCACAGGCTGGTTCACGGCCTCACCCCTATGCCGTAGCCGTCTCCGTCCATGCCACCACCCGAGCCAATGACGGCCGCTGAGGAGGAAGACCTCATGAGGCAGGTGATGGAAGCCTCCCTCCACACCCACGACGAGCGCCAATGGCAGGGCCTCGAGGAGATGAT is drawn from Aegilops tauschii subsp. strangulata cultivar AL8/78 chromosome 1, Aet v6.0, whole genome shotgun sequence and contains these coding sequences:
- the LOC109745703 gene encoding uncharacterized protein, which produces MDSGDEFFFHHFLCSSDDSSSDDEDLVVAALVVHDHIQRQFPRYRGSLPGRAPNLNCNRERGHALLYADYFANTPLFKPDKFRCRFRMARHVFNRIREGVVAHDPYFECKTDALGKLGFSSYQKCTAAIHMLAHGIPGDLVDEYVRMSETTCLMSMYKFCQAVIEVFGPEYLRQPTAADTERLLATNAARGFPGMLGSIDCMHWEWKNCPFAWQGQYKGHVNACTVILEAVTSQDLWIWHSFFGMAGSHNDINVLQRSPVFARLAEGHSPPVNFEINGHQYNKGYYLADGIYPQWLTFVKTISKPQGEKRKRFAQMQESARKDVERAFGVLQSRWGIIRNPTLSWDERKLWEVMTACVIMHNMIVEDERDESIFDQGFDYQGENVEPLHQGPTTFEQSVQFHREMRDWHSHLNLQNDLVEHVWDHIGNQ